One Ictalurus furcatus strain D&B chromosome 22, Billie_1.0, whole genome shotgun sequence genomic window, ttcggttttGGTCCAGAATGATTCTGTAAAGTGCAAAAAAGCAAAACGGCGCTGTAGCTAAATCCTTTTATTTCAAACAGCTCagactgtactgtcctgtgcatttaaagtttaataaatattcagttaACAAGATGTGGCTTGTCTTACCCTGTTACAccaccccccccctctccccccacccccccaccaaCCTTTACAGGTGAGTGATTTAGGATCAAGAGCGTTTCCCCAGGGATTCGAGTTCCACACTTCAGTCACAGGTATGATATTTTATTGCTGTTCAGTTCACTTTAAATCAGCGTAACGTCGTTTAGCTGGAAGGTGGCGTcggtgacctctgacccctgctGACTTTGCTCTCGGGCTCGAGTCGGGCGGTAGCGTGGCGTTTGGGCTGcagcgggtgtgtgtgtgaggcgtgTGGGAGCGGGTACGGTGTACAGCGAGGCCGGTGGCTCACAGCAGGAGCGGGCACTCGCTGAGTCCACGGAGCCGCCAGCATACAGTTATACGGGTAACAGTGAGAGATGATCAGAgcctgaatatttaaaaaataataataattcaattcagtacaaaatgaatgtttaataCTTATGAAAATTATTTCACAAATCATAATCCCGAAGCGTTCAGGTAAAATTTACAATGTGTACGATGCCAATACAGCatcaatatttatatacatataaatcatGTTTATTTGGCTATAATTACATATTTGCTATTGgtttttttgtcaaattttataagtatattattatttatagatgtGAATATTTGGCTTGGCTCAAAATACATAACTTaagtttgtttgcttgcttgtttagtcatttatttatgttatttttttcagttctttGCAGACAACACACaaatctttttgtatttttttttttaaaaacccaacactttatcatttaaaaatttgtCTATTTCAGCATCATTTTGAAATATCGATACACACAATGAACTGCACGCTGCCTTAAAACACCCGCGTCTTACAATTTAATGTCgatatttcatcatgttttTCAGCACACGgatatcattttaaatataaacgaTTGTAAATGAAATACAGATCCGCGCCGTGACGTCACAGTGTTGCCGAGTGATGCGGAGGTATTGTTATGGCTTATTCGTGAGCGTATAAAAAGTCTTAGACTGATATTTGATTTTATGTATGGAATGCCTTAAGAGTCATTACGGCTTTGTCATGATGGTAATTTAATATTAGTTACTGAAGCATCACACTTTAGTCAACATAGCAGTACATAACTACTTAAGCAGTAAATAAGGAACCGTATTGTAAAATGTTACcactttcttttattatttttttggatattcTCCTCCTTTAGACTGCACCAGAAATACCTTACACGGTCAGCttaagtgtttttatatttggCATATCATCACTATAAATGAGGTCTTTAAAAAGTAttagaaattgtttttttaaagtatctgtaatatacaatatatcaatatttgaccttgtgtgtattgtgtattagaccacaaaaagtatttattattattattattattattattattattatgtgttttatttatttatttttgtcaattttattttttatgcatAATGATACCTGATGCATGGTGATATTTGATCACAGTATTAATATGTGGATTGTCATGGACGCACTGAGATACTGATACAGTTGTTTCAGCAATTAACTTAGGAATGCAATTTATTTCCACAAATCAAAATTCTTATTAGAATCCAGGAACGTGCCAATGAAATCGTACCTGCGAGGTGGTTTCAGGTTGCTGAAGGCCCAGTGGGAAATTTCCCAGAATGCCCCGGTGTGAAGTCTCCGTGGCGCCGTAGCTGCAGCCCCTGATGCTTTCTCCAGCAGCTGGTGCGCCAGCCGTCCAGAAGTTCACACAGTTCTGGTTTGGCAGAAAGCGAGACGTTCTTCTCGCGCCGGCGAGGAGCTGGTGTCCTGCAAAGCAGCAGCGATGAAGGAAACACTCGCCCAGAGTCCGTGTGAGGTGTTCAGCATGCAGAGGGACGGCGTTCAGGTCTAACACGTGCTTCTCAATGCTACGTTTATCTGTCGTGCTGCCTCTGATTGGCCGAATGTCTTTCAGCTGGTGGCTGGTGGTGGAGGTTTCTCTGGAGTCCAGTTTGGACGGATGGTTCGAGCTCTCCAATTCTGCGTCACTCTCACTGTCACTCTCGCAGAGATCTGCACCAGAAATCACACACGCATGTCAGTGgcatattgtttatttatttgcttgtttgaatgtttattcatttattattgtatatttaggtatttttatctatctatctatctatctatctatctgtctaactatctatctatctgtctgtctatctatctatctatctatctatctatctatctacgtAGTTACTTATCCATTGTCTCTCTATTTAACCATTGTAATcacttgttatttatttattttttgtatgtacatttatatttattttttatttatttatatctatgtatttGTCTATCTATTGTCTAACTATCCATTTATCaatccatttatttgtttgtttgtttgtttgtttacatatttcattatttatgattttatttttgcacttcTTACCGCTAAACTTATTTCTTTATCTTATCTCTTTTCTACtatctgttcattcattcatgcatttcattccttattcctttattttacagacgtatttatttatttgtttaccttacatacattattcatttctaGCATTTcgtttattgtcattatggggtgtATTACCTCATAATCGTTCAGAATAATTAACAGACAAACCATGTGATGATTCAATAATTTAatcagaacaacaacaacaacagtatgaaggagaagaagaagaaatttgtAACCTTTCAATGTGGACGTTGCGATAGTTGGAACTTGGAGGAAATGGCCGGGACGATCGGAGGACAAATTATCTGAGGATCCGCCGTCTTTATTCTGCTCCACATCTCTGGCCTTGAACTGCAGCATTACAGGTTTTCTaatggaacattttttttttttatcaattcattaattttttaaatttaatttatttattcattcatttaaccacaattattttttttgtttgtttggaccTGAGCTACATTAATtcatgccaaattctgacctttTCTCCCTCCTCCCGTTTCCCGTGTCCCGGAATCCCTTCGCGAAcggattattatcgattttcaGCTGCGTTATCTgttcaacataaaacataagacACGTTGTAAAATATCGGTTCAGTGCCTCTCTTTGTTATAATCGGTGTGCTGAATTTTATCacttgaaataataaatatgtaattacaTAATAACTATATAAATATGCTACATAAGTAATTGACCTACTATATGATCATGTGTCCATGATCACGTTAATGACGTACAGTAAAAAGTACCAAAAGACAATGTTACACCtcatgactatatatatatatatatgtgtgtgtgtgtgtgtgtgtgtacagatttAAACATTGTTAATTTCCAAagtaaatgaatttatttccaaaactaaattaaattacattagaaCAAATATGTATGAcccattatatataataatgtactataatataataattataagttATAATATAACCATAGCACACTTCACTATTGTtactacataataataaaaagaagaagaagaatttatatgattgttattattattattattattattattattattattattattattattatgaatgaagCTGGTGAAGCTGGTAAGAGAGAAACCTTGTCGTTCTGGTAAGCAGTGACGGCGATGAACTCGGTCTCAGGAAACAGGAAGGTCCTAAACGCACTGTAGGGAAGTTTGAGGAGATCATCAGCTCTCGCCACGTGCAGCCGCGGCTGGTATTTATGCATGGAGTTCAAAATGGTCTGGAACAagtatataaatacaaaaaaaaagtcatggttttcttttttcccacaGTATCCGCTTACagatgcacatttttttttttacacttgttAAAAGGATCGCTCTTACTCTTACTGATTTCAGCCATTCATCATGTAGAAACCCTGCTTTCAATGATTCATTCTCCTCTTTAAAAAATTCTACTGTGCTGATTATTTAACAAACCTATTGGCCATggaaataacattttttgtgtgattttatcgtatataaatatttcttcATTCTCATTTCTTCATCATACTGATGCACTTGTTACACTAACATTACTCTGAACAAAAGGGAACGAACTTACAGGATTATGAATACGAAAGcaacatgtttacatgtttacaacaAACACTGCAACTACTACACTGCTATAATATTCATTTCCTCCGAAACCAAACACAAATAACTACACAGATTTCACGCAAGTATCCAAATTATTACTCAGCAAATTGTTGGGTTTCCACACAAAGTGCATTCAGATGTTCAGCTCAcgaaagtaataaataaacatgggaTAAATGTGTAGTATAACATGAGACAGtataacattttttatataaattacgCATTGTGTATTAAATTGTATATTGTTAAGATGCATTGCCTTTTAAACtagttttaatattaataaaggcTTGTATTACTTAATTTATTACCACAAAGGTTTGCGTCCTTTGATCCTGGATGGAAAAAAGGAATTGCTGACAGAATTTACGAGTTTGAAGGCAgaaataaagtcaaacagtGGGGCAAAGAAGTTcttaaagaatatttatataagATTCAGAAAGGAAGATATCAACTGTGAAGTGATGTATagattgttgttgctgctgttgttgttgttgttgttgttgttgctgttattgttgttgtaaacCCTAATAATGATTTTGtcctaagggtgtgcaaactatTGCGCTCATCGCATCTGCTGCATTGTACATTATGCTTTTTACGGGATACCAGCCTGTGACAAACAGGATAACAGTCTAATGTGATTATAGCGCACTTGTGTTTGAAATTTAcccaaattaaatatatatatatatatatatatatatatatatatatatatatatatatatatatataatctttataAAATCTAAaccattttaattttcattgtatttgcattaaatttaatttagctGGCTTAACTGGCAACATTTGAAAATCGTAGCTGTCATTTACTGACTATAAAAAGTCTAATTAATCTTGTACTTGAGTAATGTAGAGAtcggaggaaactggagagcgCAGAGTAAACCCAGAGTAACTCGACACAGACAGAAACCCGAGCTCATACTATTTGGCGTTGTTGTTACTCACAAATCCGTGTTTATCCGAGATGTTGTTGGTCAGTTTCAGCTTGTGAAACGTCACCACTCGGGACATCCAGTGCTCTCCGGAGGCCGGGCTCTCCGGGTGAACGTACATGCGCTTGGGCAGCTCCGGGTCGGCTTTTCCCGCCACCGTCCAGCGCGAGTGATGAAACTTGTACCTGCAGCCGTCCGACGACACGATGTCCATCAGCAGCACATAGCTCGCTCTCCGGTCCAAACCGCTGCAGCGCACACGCAACGGAGGAAACATCCGCCTCGTAGACGCCGAGCACAGAACAAGAAAACACGGCTGTGTTAGTCTGAGAGAGGACCAACTCTCTGGACATTTTGATTAACGCATTGTGTTCTTCGGTATTTATTAGAGATGCAGTATGAAACCTATAGCTTGTGTACGAATGTAATTTGTACAGTTGCTAATTATCCTTTATCGTCTCCTGAGATGATTATCAGCAGTGTTACTTAGAGAGACACGTTTATAAGCGGTGAGTTATAGGTACCATATCGCatctttaatatttatgaacaatatttaattcaattcaattcaattcaattttatttgtatagcgctttttacaatagacattgtctcaaagcagctttacagaaatatcaacatggtatacagatattaaaggtgcgaatttatcccaactgagcaagccactgagtggcgacggtggcaaggaaaaactccctaagatgttttaaggggaagaaaccttgagaggaacccgactcagaagggaacccatcctcatctgggtaacaacagatagtgtgaaaaagttcattatagatttatatgaagtctgtatggctgTATGGTTCATTTAACAATGAACTGCAAGTCATATGAGAAAACTGTGGGAATTTAACTTACAACATGGGAAACATGGGAACTTTtgcttacattaaaaaaaaaaaaaaaaaaaaactagacaTGTTTATAAATTACTTGTGTCatgttgcttttttaaaatattttttaacagtGTATTTGAATTATTTGAATTAAAGAATGTGCGTGTAAATTTCACTTACACGTTCAGTAATTATCAAAGATGAAACATAAcataataaatttaatataatttttgatATATTGTTATTTAGGTTTGAGTTACTCTGAGGGTTGTGTTTATTATGTACAGGTGCCATACTGCATCTTTAATAGTTACGGAAAACGTTGAACAAAAGTCATAGGGGTGAACTGAACAACGTAAAAGGCGTCAAATTTGACTTAAATTCGTAATAATTATCAACAATGTACGACGGGAACTTTAGCTTAAATTTATATAAGATTGAGTTATAGGTATTCAGAGATGTTCTTCTGAGAGatgtgtttatactgtatgtgcaaaaTTCCACATTGCATCttcaatcattaaaaaaaaaaaaaacttagacaACAGTCAACGGAACAACctgaacaactttttttttttttttaattagacttAATTAGACTATCTGGGTGAACTATTATACTGACAGATACATTTATAACTCATATGTCGTATATTGCATATATAAATCTGACTCTCACACAGGACTTTTCAGTACTTCTTAAAGTTAGAACATGAAACTTGtatgtattttctcatttctccATGGTGAAGTTACGGTTGAATTACTATCTCTAAGCTCATAAGTTAGAGTTGTAAGTGTTAAACGTTtggggaaacacacacatgagCATTATGTTACTGCAAATCCCACACCGCTTCTTTAATAATTCTAAAAATTACGCACACTGACGCAGGTACTGGTTTTCATGCATATTTAACAGAAGTGCGTCcgtcatgtttgtttattggtttgtttgcttgtttacctCCCTGACTTTGTGATGACCATCTCAGTGCCGATCCGGTGGAACTGCCTCCACAGCTCCAGGCCCTCCAGGCGCACCACCggctcttcctcctcctcctcctcctcttcctctttctccaaATGCTGGAGGTGATGATGaatagatgatgatgaagatgaagggcTGGAGATGATGATGCTGCTCCCAGTGATCTGCTCCATCAGAGGCCTCCCACACCCCAGCAGAGGAAAAAACGGTGCATGGTACGCCATGTTCACCTGGATGATCCAAAGAACCAAAATaaaatcactttaaaaaaaaaaaaaaatcttttgtagTGTCAGTTCtgcaaacaagcaaaaaaaatatatgagtCTCTGTGCACATGGAGTTGTTTCTTCAAGATGTGTCCTAAATCCCCtaagtctttttaaaaaaaaaaaaaaaaacctcttaaaCCCTCTTTAGCATGATTTATTCCTGAAGAAAAATGAGGAGACCAAGAAAAAGAGTTAGTGCTGGGAAAGGAGAAGGGTCACCTCTTCTCCTCATCACAGTCCAGCTGGAGTTTAAACTGGACTAAAGACGGCACTTTCTGATTGGCTCCCTGGGGGGGGGACGCGCACGAACCAATCGCGTTCGAGCAGGGCGTGGCTAGTCAACATCACACAGGCGCTGTATAAACCGACACTTATGGCAAAACTGTATGGCAAAATGGAACACTACGTCACTACGTCATCAGTGGCGCGCTCGCTAGTCGCCATGACTACAGGACACTTCCGTACTACTTACAAGAGACTGAATTAA contains:
- the tbx3b gene encoding T-box transcription factor TBX3: MAYHAPFFPLLGCGRPLMEQITGSSIIISSPSSSSSSIHHHLQHLEKEEEEEEEEEEPVVRLEGLELWRQFHRIGTEMVITKSGRRMFPPLRVRCSGLDRRASYVLLMDIVSSDGCRYKFHHSRWTVAGKADPELPKRMYVHPESPASGEHWMSRVVTFHKLKLTNNISDKHGFTILNSMHKYQPRLHVARADDLLKLPYSAFRTFLFPETEFIAVTAYQNDKITQLKIDNNPFAKGFRDTGNGRREKRKPVMLQFKARDVEQNKDGGSSDNLSSDRPGHFLQVPTIATSTLKDLCESDSESDAELESSNHPSKLDSRETSTTSHQLKDIRPIRGSTTDKRSIEKHVLDLNAVPLHAEHLTRTLGECFLHRCCFAGHQLLAGARRTSRFLPNQNCVNFWTAGAPAAGESIRGCSYGATETSHRGILGNFPLGLQQPETTSQALIISHCYPYNCMLAAPWTQRVPAPAVSHRPRCTPYPLPHASHTHPLQPKRHATARLEPESKVSRGQRSPTPPSS